The genomic region GGATGATCCAGAAGAACAGTGAAGCTATTATGAAGATGCAGAAGATCAACGATGATAATCTATAGGGGGGCTTGCCATGGGATTGCAAAATGAGGTGTTGTGCCGCCTGGCCGCCAGGGGCAGTTTGTTCCGGGTGTTGTTTCTTTCCATGATAGTGATGGGATTGCTTATCGGGGTGGTTTTCCCTTTCTTTGTGGTAGCCCTGGGATTACCCTCCGGAATGGTCTTCCGGCCGTCGTTTTTTGGAGCCTGTGTACTGGCGGGGCTGCTCGTCGGAGAGATCAACTACCTGCTGGCTCGTTTTGTGCTGGCCATTCCTTTAAAAAACCTGGCCGGGATGGCTGAACGGGTGGCCAGCGGTGATTTGAAAGACGGGGGCGACCTTTTTTGCAGCCGGGAATTATAAGGCGGGGTGACATGGTGGAAAAAGACGCAATTGGACAACTAATCGGTTCGTTTGAACAAATGCGCCGAAACTTGGCCCACCTGATCGGCGAAGTTGCGGAAGAGGCCAGGAAGGCATCGGAGCTGGCCGAGCAGCTTTCCAGCGCCACGGATCAGATCTCCCAGGGGGCCACGGAAACGGCCAGCGCGGCGGTTCAGATTTCCGCCAGCGTGGAGGAAGTGGCCGGGCGGGCGGAAACGGTGGCCCGAACGGCCGGCCGGGCCGCTTCCCTGGCCGAAGACGGCGGCCGGAAGATGGATGAGGTTAGCCGCCAGATCCGTACCATGCATGATACCACACGCCAGGCGGTGGAACGGGTGGAGCGTTTTGCCCGGATGTCCGAGCAGATCGGGGAAATACTGGGCATTATCAGCAGCATTGCCGACCAGACCAACCTGCTGGCGTTGAATGCGGCCATTGAAGCCGCCCGGGCCGGGGAACACGGCCGGGGCTTTGCCGTGGTGGCCGAAGAGGTGCGCAAGCTGGCAGAGAGATCGGCCTCTTCAGCCGAGGAAATAGGCAACCTGGTGTCCGCCATCCGGGAAGAGATCAGCGAGGTTACTGCCCTGATGGAAGGATCGGCCCGGGAGGCGGACCGGGGCCTGGCGGTGGTTGAGGAGGCCGGCACCGCCTTTAAGGAAATTTTAAGTGCGGTGCAGGAAGTGGATTCCCAGGTGGCCGATGTAGCGACGGCTTCCCGGCAGGTGTCGGAGGCGGTACAAAATATCGCCGCCTCCACCGAGGAACAAAGCGCCCTGCTGCAGGAAACCGCCAGCAGCATTGCCACCCTTTCCAGCATGGCCGAAAGGTTAGAGGCTATGGCTGCCCGGTTTAAGGTTTGAAACGCCGATTTCAATGATATCCCCGTTATGCAACTCATCGGTAAAGGATGCTTCTTTACCGTTGAGGGTCAGGCGGATGGGCGGCTTAAGCCCGCCGGGATCCAGGTCAATGTAATTGAAGACATCGATGAAGATGTAACTGGAACGTCCCGTCAGGTTGACGGTAGATCCGTTTACCGTTACGGTGATGCTTTGAGTGAGCTCGGAACTAAAATTACCCCCGGTTATTTCCGGGTGGCGGGGCAATATTTCCTGGGTAGGGTTTTCCCTGCCCACTGGCCGGTAGTCTACCCTGTCTCCATCATGGAGGCGGTAGGTAGGGGGGACAGCCCGACCGTTCACCAGCACCTCCCACGCGTCCAATTCTACCGGAGAGGCGGCCAGGTGCTCTGCCAGCCACTCAAAAAGGGGTTTCACGGAACATATTTCCACCTCACATTCCGGGGTGATTTCCCGGGCCGGTTCGGCGGCCTGTCCGTTGATTAAACAAAGGGCCGCTGTTTCTACCGGCCTGCCGTTAGCGTACACGGTAATGGTGCCCGGGGGTGGCAAAAGATCTGCTATTGTGGCCCGGGCGTCTTTGCCGTTAACGGCCGGGTGGACCACAATCCGGTCCCCGTGGGCCACCCTGGTTTGCATGTTGGCTTCCCGGTCATTCACCAGGATCCTGGCCGGTTGGGAGAGCCCTCCGTAAATCACCTGGCGCTTGCCGTTTAAGGTAAAGGCCAGGTTTTTCCCGTTTTGCCCGATCAGCAGGCGGGGGTTAAAGCCGGTTATAGCCAGCACATTCCCCACGGTAAATTCCCGTGCATTGAAGAGCCGGTGTTCCACCCCGTTCACCATGATGTGGATAAAATCATGGCCCAGTTTGCGTAAAGCAACGAGGGCAATGCCCGCTACTGTTATCCCTTCCGGACCGGGAATTTCATCGTCGCCCTCCACCATGAGTACCTGTTCCAGGCTGCGCCGGTCCCGCAGGACCACCCGGTTTTTGTCCAGCTCCAGATGCCGGGCAATCTTTTCCGTCAGGCCGGGAACCTGCCCGCCGCCTCCTACGCAAAATACCGAACGGGGCGGCCGGCCCCCGTTCTGGGCCAGGATTTGGGTGCTGATTTCCCGGGCCAATCTTTCCAGAGTCGGGTCGATGCGGGCCAGCAGGTCCTGGCAGGAGATGGTATTTTCCATGCCCACGATGTCCGTGTAACGTATGTCCTCACCCCGGACCAGCTCCCTTTTCATGCGCTCGGCGGTGTCAAAATCAACCAGGCAGGTCTGGACAATTTCTTCGGTAATTTCGTCTCCAGCCACGGGGACCATGCCGTAGGCGGTGATGGATCCGTCCCTGGTGATGGCAATATCGGAGGTGCCGGCGCCGATATCCACCAGGGCCAGGTTTAAGAGGCGGTAGTTTTCGGGAATGGCCGCTTCGATGGCGGCAATGGGCTCCAGGGTGAGGCTTAAAGGCTCCAGTTCCACCCGCTGGAGCACGGCGTAGAGGCTGTTGACCACCGAGCCGGGCAAAAAGGTGGCCAGCACATCGGCTCCAATGGTTTTGCCCCGGTGGCCCACCAGGCTGGAAATGGGGTAGCCGTCCAGGTAATAAGAAACGATGCTGTAACCTACGCACGTGAAATCCTGCCCGCTGGGCGGCGGTTCGGCTGCCAGTTCCCGGTGGGCCTGCTGGATGGCTGCCAGTTCCAGGGCGTTCACTTCAGGCCAGTCAATTTCCCGGCCGCCGGTTTCCCGCTCGATGTGGCAGGACCTGGTAATCAGGGAGCGTCCCGCGGCGGCAATGGCCACATGTCGCAGGGGGAAGCCCAGTTCCCCTTCCAGTTCTTTTTTTACCGCCCGTACCGCTTCGGCCACCCCCGGGATGTCGTGGATCTGCCCGTCCAGCATGGTTCTCCGGCGGTGTTCCACCAGCCGCTGCGCCGCCAGCCTTAACCGGCCGTCCTCGGGGACGGCTACCAGTCCGATTACCGTGCGGGTGCCGATATCCAGGGCAAAGATGGTATTTTCAGGAGATGCTTTTAAAGCCATGCCGCATACCTTCCCGTTCATTGGAGTGGGGGTAGGGTATTTTCTCCCGTTATAGTACCATGGATGTTTTATATGGGACAACTTCGCTGGTTATATTTCCGTTAGCGACCTGTTTCCTCTGCGCCGGATGAACCGGCGGCAGGTTGGCTGGTTGATTTAGCCAGTTTCCTGGTTAAGGCAATCCTGTCCCGGGCCTGCTCGTTCAGGGCGGCGCTGCCCCCACGCACAACCACCGACCGGCGAAAGAAATCCAGTGCTCCGGCATATTGACCCAGTCTGAAGTGCAGTTCGCCAATGAGGTAGGCCAGTTGCTGTTCCTGTTTGGTGGACAGTTTCCGGGAACTGTTAAAGTAAGCCTGCCGGAAGTATTCCAATGCCCGGGCCCGGGCGTCTAACGCAGCTTCTTTCTGTTCTCCGTCCTCATACAGCCAGGCCAGGTGCAACCACAGGCGGGCTATTTTGTCCGGTTCCGCGGCCATCTGTTCTGAGTTGAACAGGGCCAGCCGGTGTGCCTGCAGGGCAAATTCCGGTGTTCCCGGGGCGGCCATCATTTCGGGAAAAGCCCTTTGCCTTTCTGCCTTTCCGTCCTGAAGCAGCTTTTTTTGCCTGGCGGAGAGATTTGGAAAATCGGTGCGCTGGTTGGCGTAAAAGCAGGCCGGGCAAACCCAGACGCTGTACAAAAGCGGTTCAAAATCGCGGTAACGCTGGCGGAAATCGCTATCCTGGCCGGTGACGGATAATTTATGTTCAAACACTTTATGCACCGTAAAAATGGTGCTGCACACCGGGCATTTAACCTCTGACTGGTAAAGAAAGGGGTGCCCTGAACCTGTACGGAGAGTTTCTTTTTGAGCGGGTGGTTTATCCCTTGACGCCCGCATGATTTTTGCGGCCAGCTGCGGGTGCATCTTGATTACCTGTTCCAGGTTTTCCTCATTAATCACCAGCACCAGGG from Desulfofundulus luciae harbors:
- a CDS encoding methyl-accepting chemotaxis protein, which encodes MVEKDAIGQLIGSFEQMRRNLAHLIGEVAEEARKASELAEQLSSATDQISQGATETASAAVQISASVEEVAGRAETVARTAGRAASLAEDGGRKMDEVSRQIRTMHDTTRQAVERVERFARMSEQIGEILGIISSIADQTNLLALNAAIEAARAGEHGRGFAVVAEEVRKLAERSASSAEEIGNLVSAIREEISEVTALMEGSAREADRGLAVVEEAGTAFKEILSAVQEVDSQVADVATASRQVSEAVQNIAASTEEQSALLQETASSIATLSSMAERLEAMAARFKV
- a CDS encoding cell division FtsA domain-containing protein codes for the protein MNGKVCGMALKASPENTIFALDIGTRTVIGLVAVPEDGRLRLAAQRLVEHRRRTMLDGQIHDIPGVAEAVRAVKKELEGELGFPLRHVAIAAAGRSLITRSCHIERETGGREIDWPEVNALELAAIQQAHRELAAEPPPSGQDFTCVGYSIVSYYLDGYPISSLVGHRGKTIGADVLATFLPGSVVNSLYAVLQRVELEPLSLTLEPIAAIEAAIPENYRLLNLALVDIGAGTSDIAITRDGSITAYGMVPVAGDEITEEIVQTCLVDFDTAERMKRELVRGEDIRYTDIVGMENTISCQDLLARIDPTLERLAREISTQILAQNGGRPPRSVFCVGGGGQVPGLTEKIARHLELDKNRVVLRDRRSLEQVLMVEGDDEIPGPEGITVAGIALVALRKLGHDFIHIMVNGVEHRLFNAREFTVGNVLAITGFNPRLLIGQNGKNLAFTLNGKRQVIYGGLSQPARILVNDREANMQTRVAHGDRIVVHPAVNGKDARATIADLLPPPGTITVYANGRPVETAALCLINGQAAEPAREITPECEVEICSVKPLFEWLAEHLAASPVELDAWEVLVNGRAVPPTYRLHDGDRVDYRPVGRENPTQEILPRHPEITGGNFSSELTQSITVTVNGSTVNLTGRSSYIFIDVFNYIDLDPGGLKPPIRLTLNGKEASFTDELHNGDIIEIGVSNLKPGSHSL
- a CDS encoding DUF2225 domain-containing protein, whose product is MPDYTGSKIIQSLAPGEFLFRRGEHKREMYIVLQGKIELSKVTGGQREVQALVGPGEFIGQSSLLEGLSRQSDARAVEDSLVLVINEENLEQVIKMHPQLAAKIMRASRDKPPAQKETLRTGSGHPFLYQSEVKCPVCSTIFTVHKVFEHKLSVTGQDSDFRQRYRDFEPLLYSVWVCPACFYANQRTDFPNLSARQKKLLQDGKAERQRAFPEMMAAPGTPEFALQAHRLALFNSEQMAAEPDKIARLWLHLAWLYEDGEQKEAALDARARALEYFRQAYFNSSRKLSTKQEQQLAYLIGELHFRLGQYAGALDFFRRSVVVRGGSAALNEQARDRIALTRKLAKSTSQPAAGSSGAEETGR